Proteins from one Deinococcus planocerae genomic window:
- the hpaB gene encoding 4-hydroxyphenylacetate 3-monooxygenase, oxygenase component translates to MSVPSPHPPKFTQTDPRTGQQFLDRLRQNPPNLYVDGARVEDPTTHPATRNIAHSLAGLYDLQHDPRLRDVLTYEENGERYATSFMVPRTKDDLRKIGEAHRLRANYSLGTLGRAPDYMNTNVMAAGMASDYFDQCEHSGEKGSGRNFSENMRRFYEYVRDHDLCLTHALTNPQVNRSKQASELPDPYIAMGIVEETEAGVIVRGARMLATLPIADEILIFPSTVIKENGDKSRYAMGFGLPTNAPGLYFQCREPFDLGRDVEDHPLSSRFDEQDAFVIFDDVLVPWERVFLMYDLTLANQAYSKTDAVLHMAYQVVNQKVSKTEAFLGIAQSIVDTVGSGQFQHVQQKVSEIIITLEIMKALQVAAVEGAQLNGYGVMTPARGPLDAARNYYPSIYPRLNEIIQLLGASGIIMMPGKADREGPLGGFIEKHLQATNASAEDRLKLFRLAWDLTLSAFGARQNLYEKHFFGDPIRMYSALYEVYDKRPYVERIRQFLHQRQPVAAN, encoded by the coding sequence CTGTCCGTCCCATCCCCCCATCCTCCCAAATTCACCCAGACAGACCCTAGAACCGGACAGCAGTTCCTCGACCGCCTCCGCCAAAACCCCCCGAACCTCTACGTAGACGGCGCGCGGGTCGAGGACCCCACCACCCACCCCGCCACCCGCAACATCGCCCACTCGCTCGCCGGGCTGTACGACCTCCAACACGACCCCCGCCTCCGCGACGTGCTGACGTACGAGGAGAACGGCGAGCGGTACGCGACCTCCTTCATGGTGCCGCGCACGAAGGACGACCTGCGCAAGATCGGGGAGGCGCACCGCCTCCGCGCGAACTACTCGCTGGGCACGCTGGGCCGCGCGCCCGACTACATGAACACGAACGTCATGGCCGCCGGAATGGCGAGCGACTACTTCGACCAGTGTGAGCACAGCGGGGAGAAGGGCTCGGGTCGCAACTTCAGCGAGAACATGCGCCGCTTTTACGAGTACGTGCGCGACCACGACCTGTGCCTCACCCACGCGCTGACCAACCCGCAGGTCAACCGCAGCAAGCAGGCATCCGAGTTGCCTGACCCCTACATCGCCATGGGGATCGTCGAGGAGACGGAGGCGGGCGTCATCGTGCGTGGCGCCCGGATGCTCGCCACCCTGCCCATCGCCGACGAAATCCTGATCTTCCCCTCCACGGTCATCAAGGAGAATGGCGACAAGAGCCGCTACGCGATGGGCTTCGGCCTGCCCACCAACGCGCCCGGCCTCTATTTCCAGTGCCGCGAGCCCTTCGACCTGGGGCGCGACGTAGAGGACCATCCCCTGTCGAGCCGCTTCGACGAGCAGGATGCCTTCGTGATCTTCGACGACGTGCTCGTGCCCTGGGAGCGTGTCTTCCTGATGTACGACCTGACGCTCGCCAATCAGGCGTACTCGAAGACCGACGCCGTGCTCCACATGGCCTACCAGGTGGTGAACCAGAAAGTCTCCAAGACCGAGGCGTTCCTGGGCATCGCGCAGAGCATCGTGGACACGGTGGGCAGCGGACAGTTCCAGCACGTGCAGCAGAAGGTCTCGGAGATCATCATCACGCTGGAGATTATGAAAGCCCTTCAGGTGGCGGCGGTGGAAGGCGCCCAACTCAACGGGTACGGCGTGATGACCCCCGCCCGCGGACCGCTCGACGCCGCGCGCAACTACTACCCCAGCATCTATCCGCGCCTGAACGAGATCATCCAGCTTCTCGGCGCGTCGGGGATCATCATGATGCCGGGCAAGGCGGACCGCGAGGGGCCGCTCGGGGGATTCATCGAGAAGCACCTCCAGGCGACGAACGCGAGCGCGGAGGACCGCCTGAAACTCTTCCGGCTGGCCTGGGACCTGACGCTCTCGGCCTTCGGCGCGAGGCAGAACCTCTACGAGAAGCACTTCTTCGGCGATCCCATCCGGATGTACAGCGCCCTGTACGAGGTGTACGACAAGCGGCCATACGTGGAGCGCATCCGGCAGTTCCTGCACCAGCGGCAGCCGGTCGCCGCCAACTGA